The following are from one region of the Ruficoccus sp. ZRK36 genome:
- the dnaE gene encoding DNA polymerase III subunit alpha yields MSKDKEFVHLHVHTDYSLLDGCSRVDRLCKRAEELGMKALSVTDHGVLFGLASFFKTAKKYGIKPLLGCEIYLVYDDHLGATNEERAKQKSYHMGLLARNFQGYQNLTRLVSKGHTEGFYRNPRVSLTDLAEHKEGLIGFSGCLAAVIPQMLMKGDYEAAREACGTFVDMFGKDYFIVELMDHGLKEQQSIIPDLLKLAGEFDLKVVCTNDVHYVNATDHRPHDSLLCIQTGARVSEENRLRYGSQQFYLKSREEMEKVFRERPDSLINTSAVAEMCDVKLPFGEDHYPVFERPIETVYQPDAKNFDRVLDIYVERKNTVLTREGDDPISLDEEAREKFRANGLYLFDLCKKGLKERYGVNYDEVRQLVENGKLLDGDEEKHKQALRLCEQLEYELAIITGTGFVDYFLIVWDFIKWARDRGIPVGPGRGSGAGCMVAYVLKITDIDPFRFGLLFERMLNLERVSPPDFDVDFCMRRRDDVVNYVRDKYGRDRVANIITFGTFGAKMIVRDLARVNDLPFAEGDKLAKMIPDELNISLDDAVAKSGELQSEIKHNPIAKTIIEEGKVIEGMVRNTGKHACGVIIADQPITNLIPVTLQEGDLTTQYPKGPSEDLGLLKMDFLGLKTLTVIADAQENVRQLPGQENFDIEKVSLEDPATFQLLKDAKTVGVFQLESGGMQALCRQLETSSIDEIVALIALYRPGPMQFIPQYIKGKKDPSTMQVPHPLLKDLVEETYGVLVYQEQVMQSAQIIAGYTLGGADILRRAMGKKIKEVMDAQKDIFIKGAKETNNIERKKAEEIFGILEKFAQYGFNKSHSAAYAMLSYRTAFLKANFPCQFMAAVLSSELGNADKVSHFIEECESLDIEVLGPDINESGLMFTPVKDESEDAEAAWSIRFGLAAIKGVGDAAARIILEERDKAGPFTDFHDFITRTADAAVNRRVVECLVKTGAFDFCGLDRGHLLAAVEQVINEVADLARDRAAGQANMFDMLMDDSGGSDEDSGGGHSAIRTDGPAMPMAEKLQYEKELLGFYVSGHPMNDFHGLDDTINNLLPGEDLKLCDRQSFRMCGVALNINKRLTRKDNRPWAFFTLATRKAYYQINVFPDAFERYAPLLAEEGQIVLVEGEIRHDEERGETRLNASYMAALTPETASAYITTATLYASPEEKPLADLANFLRELVDKNESGGTKLRLAVMVNEDEALYFESPDYVACRLVPTLYDKLRKHPAIRRILLDSRPLREPERPKWMKKG; encoded by the coding sequence ATGTCCAAAGACAAAGAATTCGTCCACCTGCACGTCCACACCGATTACAGCCTGCTCGACGGGTGCAGCCGCGTGGACCGGCTCTGCAAGCGGGCGGAAGAGCTGGGCATGAAGGCCCTCTCGGTCACGGACCACGGGGTGCTCTTTGGGCTGGCGAGCTTCTTTAAGACTGCGAAAAAGTACGGCATCAAGCCTCTGCTGGGCTGCGAAATCTACCTCGTCTACGACGACCACCTCGGCGCCACCAACGAGGAACGCGCCAAGCAGAAGAGCTACCATATGGGCTTGCTGGCGAGGAACTTCCAGGGCTACCAGAACCTGACCCGCCTCGTCTCCAAGGGCCACACCGAGGGCTTTTACCGTAACCCGCGGGTATCCCTGACCGATCTGGCCGAGCATAAGGAGGGGTTGATCGGGTTCAGCGGCTGTCTGGCCGCCGTCATCCCTCAGATGCTGATGAAGGGCGACTACGAGGCCGCGCGCGAGGCCTGCGGCACGTTCGTGGACATGTTCGGCAAGGATTATTTCATCGTCGAGCTGATGGACCACGGGCTCAAGGAGCAGCAGTCGATCATCCCCGACCTGCTCAAGCTGGCCGGGGAATTTGACCTTAAGGTCGTGTGCACCAACGACGTGCACTACGTCAACGCCACCGACCACCGCCCGCACGACTCGCTCCTGTGCATCCAGACCGGCGCCCGCGTCTCCGAGGAGAACCGCCTGCGCTACGGCTCCCAGCAGTTTTACCTGAAAAGCCGCGAGGAGATGGAGAAGGTCTTCCGGGAGCGGCCCGACTCGCTGATCAACACCTCGGCCGTGGCCGAGATGTGCGACGTCAAGCTGCCCTTTGGCGAAGACCACTACCCGGTTTTCGAGCGGCCGATCGAGACCGTTTACCAGCCCGACGCGAAGAACTTTGACCGCGTGCTGGACATCTATGTCGAGCGCAAGAACACTGTCCTCACCCGCGAGGGGGACGACCCGATCAGCCTCGACGAGGAGGCCCGGGAAAAGTTTCGCGCCAACGGCCTCTACCTCTTTGACCTCTGCAAAAAGGGCCTGAAGGAGCGCTACGGCGTCAACTACGACGAAGTCCGCCAGCTGGTCGAGAACGGTAAGCTCCTCGACGGCGACGAGGAAAAGCATAAGCAGGCGCTCAGGCTCTGCGAGCAGCTTGAGTACGAGCTGGCCATCATCACGGGCACGGGCTTCGTGGACTACTTCCTGATCGTTTGGGACTTTATCAAGTGGGCGCGCGACCGGGGTATCCCGGTCGGGCCAGGCCGTGGCTCGGGCGCGGGCTGCATGGTCGCCTACGTTCTCAAGATCACCGACATCGACCCCTTCCGCTTCGGGCTGCTCTTCGAGCGTATGCTGAACCTCGAGCGCGTCTCCCCACCGGACTTCGACGTGGACTTCTGCATGCGCCGCCGCGACGACGTGGTCAACTACGTGCGCGACAAGTACGGGCGCGACCGCGTGGCCAACATCATCACCTTCGGCACCTTCGGGGCGAAAATGATCGTGCGCGATCTGGCGCGCGTCAACGACCTGCCCTTCGCCGAGGGTGACAAGCTCGCCAAGATGATCCCCGACGAGCTGAATATCTCTCTCGACGACGCCGTGGCCAAGTCCGGCGAGCTCCAGAGCGAGATCAAGCACAACCCGATCGCCAAGACGATCATCGAGGAGGGCAAGGTCATCGAGGGCATGGTCCGCAACACCGGTAAGCACGCCTGCGGCGTCATCATCGCCGACCAGCCGATCACCAACCTCATCCCCGTCACCCTGCAGGAAGGCGACCTCACCACCCAGTACCCGAAGGGGCCGAGCGAGGACCTGGGCCTGCTGAAGATGGACTTCCTCGGGCTGAAGACGCTGACCGTCATCGCCGACGCGCAGGAAAACGTCCGCCAGCTACCGGGGCAGGAAAACTTTGACATCGAAAAGGTCAGCCTGGAGGACCCCGCTACCTTCCAGCTTCTGAAGGACGCCAAGACCGTTGGCGTGTTTCAGCTGGAGTCCGGCGGCATGCAGGCACTCTGCCGTCAGCTGGAGACCAGCAGCATCGACGAGATCGTGGCGCTTATCGCGCTGTACCGGCCCGGCCCGATGCAGTTTATCCCACAGTACATCAAGGGTAAGAAGGACCCCTCGACCATGCAGGTCCCCCACCCGCTCCTGAAGGATCTGGTCGAGGAAACCTATGGCGTGCTCGTCTATCAGGAGCAGGTCATGCAGTCGGCCCAGATCATCGCCGGGTACACCCTGGGCGGCGCGGACATCCTCCGCCGCGCCATGGGTAAGAAGATCAAAGAGGTCATGGACGCCCAGAAGGACATCTTTATCAAGGGCGCGAAGGAGACCAACAACATTGAGCGCAAGAAGGCGGAGGAAATCTTCGGCATCCTGGAGAAGTTCGCGCAGTACGGTTTTAACAAATCGCACTCGGCGGCCTACGCGATGCTCAGCTACCGCACGGCCTTCCTCAAGGCGAACTTCCCCTGCCAGTTCATGGCCGCCGTGCTCTCCTCCGAGCTCGGCAACGCCGACAAGGTCTCCCACTTCATCGAGGAGTGCGAGAGCCTCGACATCGAGGTGCTCGGCCCCGACATCAACGAGTCGGGCCTCATGTTCACTCCGGTGAAGGACGAGTCCGAGGACGCAGAGGCGGCCTGGAGCATCCGCTTCGGCTTGGCCGCCATCAAGGGCGTGGGCGACGCAGCCGCGCGCATCATTCTGGAGGAGCGCGACAAGGCTGGCCCCTTCACCGACTTTCACGATTTTATCACCCGCACCGCCGACGCCGCCGTCAACCGCCGCGTGGTCGAGTGTCTGGTCAAGACCGGCGCCTTCGACTTCTGCGGGCTGGACCGCGGGCACCTCTTGGCTGCCGTTGAGCAGGTGATCAACGAGGTGGCTGACCTCGCCCGCGACCGCGCCGCCGGCCAGGCGAATATGTTTGATATGCTGATGGACGACAGTGGCGGCAGCGACGAGGACTCCGGCGGTGGCCACAGCGCCATCCGCACTGATGGGCCCGCCATGCCCATGGCCGAAAAGCTCCAGTACGAAAAGGAGCTGCTGGGCTTCTATGTCTCCGGCCACCCGATGAACGACTTCCATGGGCTCGACGACACGATCAACAACCTTCTCCCCGGTGAGGACCTCAAGCTGTGTGACCGCCAGAGCTTCCGCATGTGCGGCGTCGCGCTCAATATTAACAAGCGACTCACCCGCAAGGACAACCGCCCCTGGGCATTCTTTACCCTGGCCACCCGCAAGGCCTACTACCAGATCAACGTCTTCCCCGATGCCTTTGAGCGCTACGCGCCCCTGCTGGCCGAGGAGGGGCAGATCGTGCTCGTCGAGGGCGAGATCCGGCACGACGAGGAGCGCGGCGAGACCCGGCTCAATGCCAGCTACATGGCGGCGCTCACCCCCGAGACGGCTTCGGCCTACATTACCACGGCTACGCTCTATGCCAGCCCGGAGGAAAAACCGCTGGCCGACCTGGCAAACTTCCTGCGCGAACTGGTGGACAAAAACGAAAGCGGCGGCACCAAGCTGCGTCTCGCCGTCATGGTCAACGAAGACGAGGCCCTCTACTTCGAGAGCCCCGACTACGTCGCCTGCCGCCTCGTCCCCACCCTCTACGATAAGCTTCGCAAGCATCCCGCCATCCGACGCATCCTGCTCGACTCGCGCCCTCTGCGCGAGCCCGAGCGCCCCAAGTGGATGAAAAAGGGATAG
- a CDS encoding plasma-membrane proton-efflux P-type ATPase: MVQVVDAKEAEAMSAEALYAKLESSQQGLSAAEAASRLQALGANELNVEKTSIWKMLFGYFWGPIPWMIEIAAILSIINKDWMDFAIILALLIINAGIGFWQEYKASDALDALKAQLALKARVRRDGKWSEIPARELVPGDVIRIRLGDVVPADTKLTEGEYLSIDQAALTGESLPVSKKTGEIAYSGSVAKQGEMVGVVSATGGNTFFAKTAKLVESAGAVSHFQKAVLHIGNFLIIVALVLCVLLVAVQLKRGDAFLDVLQFVLILAVASIPVAMPAVLSVTMALGALALSKHKAIVSRLQAIEEMAGIDILCSDKTGTLTQNKITLGEPVLYAAKDAQELTLAGALASKEENNDAIDLAVFAGLSDRKALESYTPENFTPFDPVSKRTEAKVKTQDGHEEAYSKGAPQVIFDLCGLDAATRQKADTDVLSYAKKGYRTLGVARQADGKWTFLGILSLFDPPREDSAETISEARKHGIDVKMVTGDNTAIAAEISGQLGMGTNIIPASQFFKEGADLSHKMPETRKAIEQAEGFAEVFPEHKYGIVKALQERGHLVGMTGDGVNDAPALKQADVGIAVSGATDAARGAAALILTQPGLSVIIKAVEISRQIFERMMSYTIYRIAMTIDIMFFVVLSMLIFPVVAGAHFYPLTPIMIILLALLDDIPIMTIAYDRTRIDPKPVRWNMPRVITVSSALGAFSVVQTFGLLWLGMEYLGLSKDPGHLQTMLFLQLVVAGHLLLFLTRTSKFFFQPPFPSWQLLGAIVATQVVAVLICAFGLKLMPPLPWKWIGLVWGYNLAWMIGLDIFKVQLYRMIDARAKFHRKATDMMNKRLG, translated from the coding sequence ATGGTGCAAGTCGTGGATGCCAAAGAAGCTGAGGCCATGTCGGCCGAGGCGCTGTATGCTAAACTCGAAAGCTCGCAGCAGGGGCTTTCCGCCGCAGAGGCCGCCAGCCGCCTGCAAGCCCTCGGGGCCAATGAGCTGAATGTTGAGAAAACCAGCATCTGGAAGATGCTCTTCGGGTACTTTTGGGGACCGATCCCGTGGATGATCGAAATCGCCGCTATCCTCTCCATTATCAACAAGGACTGGATGGACTTCGCGATCATCCTGGCCCTGCTGATTATCAACGCCGGTATCGGGTTTTGGCAGGAGTACAAAGCCTCAGACGCGCTGGACGCCCTCAAGGCTCAGCTCGCGCTCAAGGCCCGCGTCCGGCGTGACGGGAAATGGAGCGAGATTCCTGCCCGGGAGCTTGTCCCCGGCGATGTGATCCGCATCCGCCTCGGGGATGTCGTCCCGGCGGATACGAAGCTGACCGAGGGGGAGTACCTGAGCATCGACCAGGCCGCGCTGACCGGGGAGTCCCTGCCCGTGAGCAAGAAGACAGGCGAAATCGCTTACTCCGGTTCAGTGGCCAAGCAGGGGGAAATGGTCGGGGTGGTTTCAGCCACCGGCGGGAATACCTTTTTCGCGAAGACGGCCAAGCTCGTGGAGAGTGCGGGGGCGGTCAGCCACTTCCAGAAGGCCGTGCTGCACATCGGTAACTTTCTCATCATCGTGGCGCTGGTGCTGTGTGTGCTGTTGGTGGCGGTGCAGCTGAAGCGCGGGGATGCATTCCTCGATGTGCTGCAGTTTGTGCTCATCCTGGCGGTGGCCTCGATCCCGGTGGCTATGCCTGCGGTGCTATCGGTGACGATGGCGCTGGGGGCGCTCGCGCTCTCCAAGCACAAGGCGATCGTCTCTCGCCTGCAGGCGATTGAGGAAATGGCCGGGATCGACATCCTCTGCTCGGACAAGACCGGCACGCTCACGCAGAACAAGATCACCCTCGGCGAGCCTGTCCTGTACGCTGCGAAGGACGCGCAGGAGCTGACCTTGGCCGGGGCGCTCGCCTCGAAGGAGGAGAATAACGACGCCATCGATCTGGCAGTGTTCGCCGGTCTCTCGGACCGCAAGGCACTGGAGTCGTACACGCCGGAGAATTTCACACCCTTCGATCCGGTGAGCAAACGCACGGAGGCCAAAGTGAAAACACAGGACGGGCACGAAGAAGCCTACAGTAAGGGTGCTCCGCAGGTGATTTTTGACCTGTGCGGACTGGATGCTGCCACGCGCCAGAAGGCTGATACGGACGTGCTCAGCTACGCTAAAAAAGGCTACCGCACACTCGGGGTGGCTCGGCAGGCCGACGGCAAGTGGACCTTTCTGGGGATTCTCTCGCTCTTTGATCCGCCACGAGAAGACTCGGCGGAGACTATTTCCGAAGCCCGCAAACACGGCATCGACGTAAAAATGGTGACCGGCGACAACACCGCCATTGCGGCCGAAATCTCGGGTCAGCTCGGGATGGGCACAAACATTATCCCCGCCAGCCAGTTCTTTAAAGAGGGGGCGGACCTCTCGCACAAGATGCCCGAAACGCGTAAGGCGATCGAGCAGGCCGAGGGCTTTGCGGAGGTCTTTCCCGAGCACAAGTACGGGATCGTCAAGGCTCTGCAGGAGCGCGGGCATCTCGTCGGGATGACCGGGGACGGTGTCAATGACGCCCCTGCTCTCAAGCAGGCCGATGTGGGCATCGCCGTCTCCGGGGCGACGGATGCCGCCCGCGGGGCTGCCGCGCTCATCCTGACGCAGCCGGGTCTGTCCGTGATTATCAAGGCGGTCGAGATCTCACGCCAGATCTTCGAGCGCATGATGAGCTACACCATTTACCGCATCGCGATGACGATCGACATCATGTTCTTCGTGGTGCTCTCGATGCTGATCTTCCCGGTGGTGGCGGGGGCGCACTTCTATCCGCTGACACCGATCATGATCATCCTGCTCGCGTTGTTGGACGACATCCCGATCATGACTATCGCCTACGACCGCACCCGCATCGACCCCAAGCCCGTACGCTGGAACATGCCCCGGGTGATCACCGTCTCCTCGGCGCTGGGGGCGTTCTCGGTCGTGCAGACCTTTGGCCTGCTCTGGCTGGGGATGGAGTACCTCGGACTCTCCAAGGACCCCGGACACCTCCAGACCATGCTGTTCCTGCAACTGGTCGTCGCCGGACACCTGCTGCTCTTCCTCACCCGCACGAGCAAGTTCTTCTTCCAGCCGCCGTTCCCCTCGTGGCAGTTGCTGGGAGCGATCGTGGCAACCCAGGTCGTGGCCGTGCTCATCTGCGCCTTTGGCCTCAAGCTCATGCCACCGCTGCCGTGGAAATGGATCGGACTGGTCTGGGGCTACAACCTCGCCTGGATGATCGGCCTGGATATCTTTAAGGTCCAGCTCTACCGCATGATCGACGCCCGCGCGAAGTTCCACCGCAAGGCTACCGATATGATGAACAAACGCCTGGGGTGA
- the hpt gene encoding hypoxanthine phosphoribosyltransferase has protein sequence MQNDLARILVSEEDIRSRIQELGADITRTYREMGTEEIVVICITNGSIMFAADLLRQINLYAQLDCIRVCSYQDDVNPVSEPEIVDNIRLDIAGQHVLLIDDILDTGRTLERIVHVLNDFAPQTLRTCVLLDKEGRREVGHEPDFAGFTIPNEFVVGYGLDFAERYRNLSCIGILKPELQNPPEWC, from the coding sequence ATGCAGAACGACCTGGCCCGTATCCTGGTCAGCGAAGAGGATATCCGCAGCCGCATCCAGGAGCTGGGGGCCGACATCACACGGACCTACCGAGAGATGGGGACCGAGGAGATTGTCGTCATCTGTATCACCAACGGCTCCATCATGTTTGCGGCGGACCTGCTGCGTCAGATAAACCTCTACGCACAGCTCGACTGCATCCGCGTCTGCTCCTATCAGGACGACGTCAATCCCGTCTCCGAGCCCGAGATCGTCGATAACATCCGGCTCGACATCGCCGGGCAGCACGTGCTGCTGATCGACGACATTCTCGACACCGGCCGCACCCTCGAGCGCATCGTCCACGTGCTCAACGACTTTGCTCCCCAGACCCTGCGCACCTGCGTGCTCCTCGACAAGGAAGGCCGCCGCGAGGTCGGGCATGAGCCTGATTTCGCGGGCTTCACCATCCCCAATGAGTTCGTGGTCGGGTACGGACTGGACTTCGCCGAGCGCTACCGTAACCTCAGTTGCATAGGCATCCTCAAACCGGAACTGCAAAATCCGCCCGAATGGTGCTGA
- a CDS encoding SufE family protein: MTLAEKKQELVEELTIIEDPQERFAYIIDLARTLEPLPKEYQIETFMIKGCMSQLWLVPTFENGRCHFRVDSDAVITKGVARLLSDLYSDCTPEEILANEPTFLAELGIDQHLSPNRRNGLSNVWKTIKAYAELCLKNQEKDAVR, translated from the coding sequence ATGACTCTGGCTGAAAAAAAACAGGAACTGGTCGAAGAACTGACCATCATCGAAGATCCGCAGGAGCGCTTCGCTTACATTATCGATTTGGCCCGCACCCTTGAGCCCCTGCCCAAGGAATACCAGATCGAGACCTTTATGATCAAAGGCTGCATGTCGCAGCTGTGGCTGGTCCCGACTTTCGAGAATGGCCGCTGCCACTTCCGGGTAGACTCCGACGCCGTCATCACAAAGGGCGTCGCCCGTCTCCTCAGTGACCTCTACAGCGACTGCACCCCCGAGGAGATCCTCGCCAACGAGCCGACCTTCCTCGCTGAGCTGGGTATCGACCAGCACCTTTCCCCCAACCGCCGCAACGGCCTCAGCAACGTCTGGAAGACCATCAAGGCCTATGCCGAGCTGTGCCTGAAGAACCAGGAAAAAGACGCCGTACGCTAG
- a CDS encoding response regulator: protein MSETQVLIAEDDFISRKLLEANLTQMGYGVSVAQDGEDAWRQFDAQPTRIVVSDWLMPGMDGLELCRKIRARENTDYTYFIMLTANVGEDENYFKAMDSGVDDFLTKPLDRNQLQIRLRVAERILLSTSRIQSLETMLTICAYTKRINFPDEGWQTIEDFLLNHFGIQLSHGVDPDYYETHIKPELARLTAKHESGQA, encoded by the coding sequence ATGAGCGAAACACAAGTCTTGATCGCTGAAGATGACTTCATTTCACGTAAGTTGCTTGAGGCGAATCTGACCCAGATGGGATACGGTGTATCCGTCGCTCAGGACGGAGAAGACGCTTGGCGTCAGTTTGACGCTCAGCCCACCCGTATCGTCGTCAGCGACTGGCTCATGCCCGGCATGGACGGGCTCGAGCTATGCCGTAAGATTCGCGCACGTGAAAACACCGACTACACGTACTTCATCATGCTCACCGCCAATGTCGGCGAGGATGAGAACTACTTTAAGGCCATGGACAGCGGGGTGGACGACTTCCTGACCAAGCCACTGGATCGCAACCAGTTACAAATCCGGCTACGCGTGGCCGAGCGTATCCTGCTCAGCACCTCTCGTATCCAGTCTCTGGAAACGATGCTCACGATCTGCGCCTACACCAAGCGGATCAACTTCCCCGATGAGGGTTGGCAGACCATTGAGGACTTCCTGCTCAACCACTTTGGCATCCAGCTCTCACACGGCGTGGACCCCGACTACTACGAGACCCACATCAAGCCCGAGTTGGCACGCCTCACGGCGAAACACGAGTCCGGTCAGGCCTGA
- a CDS encoding DUF971 domain-containing protein, giving the protein MTQPPVDIQLIGKEVAIRWPDGREDYFDPEYLRANSPSAENVGEKDIFGNQYGGDGAREFPGVTVDGWNFAGNYAVVFIFSDGHNTGIYAWDTLKKLGDAQRKD; this is encoded by the coding sequence ATGACACAGCCCCCCGTAGACATTCAGCTCATCGGTAAGGAAGTTGCCATCCGCTGGCCGGACGGCCGCGAAGATTACTTCGACCCGGAGTATCTGCGCGCGAACTCTCCCAGTGCCGAGAATGTCGGCGAGAAGGATATCTTCGGGAACCAATACGGCGGGGACGGTGCGCGGGAATTTCCGGGCGTGACGGTGGACGGCTGGAATTTCGCCGGTAACTACGCGGTGGTGTTTATCTTCAGCGATGGGCACAACACCGGTATCTACGCCTGGGATACCCTGAAAAAACTGGGCGACGCTCAGCGCAAGGACTGA
- a CDS encoding glycoside hydrolase family 3 N-terminal domain-containing protein → MSHQRFQLTITPRAQELADSLDISELILQVCTPAYAHVADQPMIAYGGLFFHQSAREHLAKALAEHAKVSDIPPFIMADIESGMRCLMEDDTLSFGSMMSYGAANDPALTREIGEVTGQVACKQGYNWSLAPCVDLIGDTDSPMASLRSAGTDPTRTKDATWAFAEGMQSNGLIATAKHFPGDGFGTLDQHLTTVANPLSQEAWYAGPGQVFQHLIDKGIKAIMPGHISLPAFDEPDPELGLCPPATLSHRLLTDLLKKEMGFDGLIVSDAVEMSGFCGFMNYYDACARFLEAGGDMLLFPLVDDAFMKQMLRCVEEGKLTEETLRNRAARNISMKEHMGWLEHTVSDTISPAEVDAETYGLPALAERITAKSVGILRDRHQTLPLSNAQEKNVLHAVIYNDYDMHKDLLTHFTQELGKNFGQVTEWVDPGCRSLFKAARDKTFDYIICSIGASVQYGTNIIRVHGTIARNMMFGWTKFDTPVIFVAHHHPFVINEYEAAIDCCVASLGSSRYTNSWLAAALAGKHDMPTLTL, encoded by the coding sequence ATGAGCCACCAACGTTTCCAACTGACCATCACTCCGCGCGCCCAGGAATTAGCCGATAGCCTGGATATTTCTGAACTGATCCTGCAAGTCTGCACCCCCGCCTATGCGCATGTGGCGGACCAGCCCATGATCGCCTATGGCGGCCTGTTTTTCCACCAGAGTGCCCGCGAGCATCTCGCCAAGGCTCTCGCCGAGCATGCCAAGGTGAGCGACATCCCTCCCTTTATCATGGCGGACATCGAGAGCGGGATGCGCTGCCTGATGGAAGACGACACCCTGAGCTTCGGCTCGATGATGAGCTACGGCGCCGCTAACGACCCGGCCCTCACCCGCGAGATAGGTGAAGTCACGGGGCAGGTCGCCTGCAAGCAAGGCTATAACTGGTCACTGGCCCCCTGTGTCGACCTGATCGGAGACACAGACTCCCCCATGGCCAGCTTGAGGAGCGCCGGGACCGACCCCACTCGCACCAAGGACGCGACCTGGGCTTTTGCCGAAGGCATGCAAAGCAACGGTCTCATCGCTACCGCCAAGCACTTCCCCGGGGATGGCTTCGGGACCCTCGACCAGCACCTGACCACAGTCGCGAACCCCCTCAGTCAGGAGGCTTGGTACGCCGGCCCCGGGCAGGTCTTCCAGCACCTGATCGACAAGGGGATCAAGGCCATCATGCCCGGCCATATATCGCTCCCTGCTTTTGACGAGCCCGACCCCGAGCTCGGCCTTTGCCCACCTGCCACCCTCTCCCACCGCCTCCTGACAGACCTGCTCAAAAAAGAAATGGGCTTTGACGGGTTGATCGTCTCCGACGCTGTGGAGATGTCAGGGTTCTGTGGTTTCATGAATTACTATGACGCCTGCGCGCGCTTCCTCGAAGCCGGTGGCGACATGCTGCTCTTCCCACTCGTCGACGACGCATTCATGAAGCAAATGCTGCGCTGCGTCGAAGAGGGCAAACTCACCGAGGAAACCCTCCGTAACCGCGCCGCCCGTAATATCTCGATGAAGGAGCACATGGGCTGGCTCGAGCATACCGTCTCCGACACGATCAGCCCGGCCGAAGTCGATGCGGAGACCTACGGACTCCCTGCCCTTGCCGAGCGCATCACTGCCAAGTCTGTGGGCATCCTGCGTGATCGTCACCAGACGCTCCCTCTCAGCAACGCCCAGGAGAAGAATGTGCTGCACGCCGTCATTTATAATGACTACGACATGCACAAGGATCTGCTCACGCATTTCACTCAGGAGCTGGGTAAAAACTTCGGACAAGTCACGGAGTGGGTGGACCCCGGCTGTCGCTCGTTGTTCAAGGCCGCTCGCGACAAAACCTTCGACTACATCATCTGCTCGATCGGCGCCTCCGTGCAGTACGGCACCAACATTATCCGTGTTCACGGCACAATCGCGCGCAACATGATGTTTGGCTGGACGAAGTTTGACACTCCGGTGATCTTTGTCGCCCACCATCACCCCTTTGTCATCAACGAGTATGAAGCAGCGATCGACTGCTGCGTCGCCTCGCTGGGCAGTTCACGCTATACCAACTCCTGGCTGGCCGCCGCCCTCGCTGGTAAGCACGACATGCCCACCCTCACGCTCTAG
- a CDS encoding LacI family DNA-binding transcriptional regulator — MSQPSLRQIAAQLGVSASTVSRALHGDPRISEKTAERVQQALGGAGYQLDPVVSAGLSRVRQKNFYRETLAWCGDAAPDQMPWLEPFFESLKDYGTRLGYDVQHFHFSKPTAAALKRMASVWRARGIRGVILGPFVEARQSLPFPWEDLSWVRVGDTLMEPGLHAVGRDYRVDIEQALAWLKSRGCRRPGFVVETDRAHVFRRPLMQAAMMYEEGAWGRKLFYELDPEKPEGVVQWLHRTRPDGLVLSWQLSGATRSIAKALGKLPRVQLSPSPQGGEPGVPYFTARYPVIGQSAVNLLHRMLGNAEYGLPAYRQTVMLSSVWSDADSSAP; from the coding sequence ATGAGTCAGCCCAGTTTACGACAGATAGCCGCTCAGCTCGGAGTCTCGGCTTCGACCGTTTCGCGGGCACTGCATGGTGATCCGCGGATATCGGAGAAGACGGCGGAGCGGGTGCAGCAGGCGCTCGGAGGTGCCGGTTATCAGCTGGACCCTGTGGTGTCGGCAGGCCTGTCCCGTGTGCGACAAAAGAATTTTTATCGCGAAACGCTGGCCTGGTGCGGAGATGCGGCCCCTGACCAGATGCCCTGGCTAGAGCCGTTTTTTGAATCACTGAAAGACTACGGCACGCGGCTGGGCTATGACGTTCAGCACTTCCATTTCAGCAAGCCGACAGCTGCCGCTTTGAAGCGTATGGCAAGTGTCTGGCGTGCGCGGGGGATCCGCGGGGTTATCCTGGGGCCGTTTGTCGAGGCGAGACAGAGCTTGCCGTTTCCGTGGGAGGATTTGTCTTGGGTGCGGGTAGGGGATACGCTGATGGAGCCCGGCCTGCATGCGGTCGGGCGGGACTACCGGGTCGATATCGAGCAGGCTTTGGCGTGGCTGAAGTCACGGGGCTGTCGGCGACCGGGGTTTGTGGTGGAGACCGACCGGGCGCATGTCTTTAGGCGTCCGCTGATGCAGGCCGCGATGATGTATGAAGAGGGCGCGTGGGGCAGGAAGCTTTTTTACGAACTGGACCCCGAGAAGCCGGAAGGTGTCGTGCAATGGCTACACCGGACCCGACCCGACGGGCTCGTGCTATCCTGGCAGCTCAGCGGAGCTACCCGGTCCATTGCAAAGGCTCTGGGTAAGCTGCCGCGCGTGCAGCTCTCGCCCAGCCCGCAGGGAGGTGAGCCGGGGGTGCCGTACTTCACGGCTCGTTATCCCGTCATCGGGCAGTCGGCGGTGAATCTGCTGCACCGTATGCTGGGTAACGCTGAATACGGTCTGCCCGCATACAGGCAGACCGTCATGCTCAGCTCGGTGTGGTCGGATGCCGACAGCTCTGCACCGTGA